A single window of Malus sylvestris chromosome 5, drMalSylv7.2, whole genome shotgun sequence DNA harbors:
- the LOC126623571 gene encoding internal alternative NAD(P)H-ubiquinone oxidoreductase A1, mitochondrial-like: MAFERIARTARHGFRRSPSGASSRTTEKDMLCERASTRKYCSVSSLERETRNNNLSYLSSISKVNHNSFWSRGISITPNYQFPSAERIVDESDSECNDPKYPGLEATRPSEKPRVVVLGTGWAACRFLKGLDTKVYDVVCISPRNHMVFTPLLASTCVGTLEFRSVAEPVSRIQSALAASPSSYFYMASCVGLDTDKHEVYCETISNGGLSHEPYRFKVAYDKLIIAAGAEPLTFGIKGVKEHAFFLREVNHAQEIRKKLLLNLMLSEHPGISEEERKRVLHCVVIGGGPTGVEFSGELSDFIMKDVQERFSHVKDYIKVTLIEANEILSSFDVGLRQYATNHLTKVGVRLMRGVVKEVHPKKIVLNDGTDVPYGLLVWSTGVGPSEFVKKLDLPKSPGGRIGVDGWMRVPSVEDVFALGDCAGFLEETGRPVLPALAQVAEREGKYLVELFNRIGKQDAGKAFSAKDIPLGEQFVYRHLGSMATVGGYKALVDLRQSKDAKGISLAGFLSWLIWRSAYLTRVVSWRNRFYVAVNWATTLVFGRDNSRI; the protein is encoded by the exons ATGGCATTCGAAAGGATTGCTAGGACTGCTCGACATGGATTCAGAAGGTCGCCATCAGGAGCATCTTCGCGCACAACTGAGAAGGATATGTTGTGTGAGCGAGCATCCACACGTAAATATTGCTCCGTATCTTCACTTGAAAGGGAGACGAGAAACAACAATCTTTCGTACCTCTCCAGCATTTCGAAGGTGAATCACAATAGTTTCTGGAGCAGGGGAATAAGCATAACCCCGAATTATCAATTCCCTTCTGCGGAAAGGATTGTTGATGAGTCTGATTCGGAGTGTAATGACCCCAAGTATCCGGGACTAGAAGCAACCAGGCCGAGTGAAAAGCCAAGAGTGGTGGTCCTTGGTACTGGCTGGGCTGCATGTCGATTCCTCAAAGGACTAGACACCAAGGTTTATGATGTTGTTTGCATATCGCCGAGAAATCACATGGTCTTCACTCCTTTGCTTGCTTCAACTTGCGTTGGTACCCTGGAATTTCGCTCGGTAGCTGAACCTGTTAGTCGTATACAATCTGCATTGGCAGCGAGTCCCAGTTCATACTTTTACATGGCTTCCTGCGTCGGCCTTGACACTGACAAACATGAG GTTTACTGTGAGACAATTAGCAATGGCGGTTTATCTCATGAACCTTACAGGTTCAAAGTAGCGTATGACAAACTCATCATAGCTGCCGGAGCTGAACCCCTGACGTTTGGCATCAAGGGTGTGAAGGAACATGCATTTTTCCTCCGCGAGGTGAATCATGCCCAAGAGATTAGGAAGAAGCTTCTCTTGAACCTCATGCTTTCGGAACATCCAG GCATATCGGAGGAAGAAAGGAAACGCGTCCTGCATTGTGTTGTTATTGGAGGTGGCCCTACAGGGGTGGAGTTCAGTGGCGAATTGAGCGATTTCATCATGAAAGATGTACAAGAACGGTTTAGTCACGTTAAGGATTACATCAAAGTCACTCTCATTGAG gCGAATGAGATTTTGTCATCGTTCGATGTTGGGTTAAGGCAATACGCAACAAATCACTTGACCAAG GTTGGCGTTCGCCTTATGCGAGGCGTTGTGAAAGAAGTGCATCCGAAGAAGATAGTTCTCAACGATGGCACTGATGTTCCATATGGCCTTTTGGTCTGGTCTACCGGCGTTGGTCCCTCAGAGTTTGTGAAAAAACTCGATCTTCCAAAGTCCCCGGGCGGAAG GATTGGTGTCGATGGGTGGATGCGGGTTCCTTCAGTGGAAGATGTGTTTGCACTGGGAGATTGTGCCGGTTTTCTCGAGGAGACGGGGAGGCCAGTCCTTCCGGCTTTAGCTCAG GTGGcagaaagggaaggaaagtaTCTGGTGGAGTTGTTTAACAGGATTGGGAAGCAGGATGCCGGGAAGGCCTTCAGCGCGAAAGACATTCCTCTCGGGGAGCAATTTGTGTACAGGCACCTAGGAAGCATGGCAACAGTTGGAGGCTATAAGGCTTTGGTTGATCTGCGCCAGTCTAAG GATGCAAAGGGCATATCCCTTGCCGGATTTCTCAGCTGGTTAATTTGGCGCTCCGCTTATCTGACGCGTGTTGTCAGCTGGAGGAACAGGTTCTATGTTGCAGTGAACTGGGCCACTACTCTTGTATTTGGCAGAGATAACTCAAGAATATAG